In Paraburkholderia terrae, the DNA window CGTGCTGACGCTCCAATGCCAGCAGACGCTGCCGTCCGGCGCGAAGGCGCAACTCGTCTACGGCAAGGGCGTCGCAAGTCCGAGCGGCATTGCGAACGACGTCGAACGCCGCTTCGACTTCAATGTGCGCGAACCGTTCGCCGCGAGCTTCAGTTGCGAGCGCGAGAACGCGAAGGCGCCCTGCACACCGTTGCGGCCGTTGCGCGTCCAGTTCAACGCGCCCATTCTGCGCACCGATGCGGAAGAAATCCGCATTAAGGGGCCGAACGGCGAGATCAAGCCAACCTTCTCCGCTGACGACAAAGACCCGCAAACAAGCACTGTCGAATTCGCCGCGCCGCTGCCCGAACGCACCGACCTGACCATCGAGCTGCCGTCGAATCTCAAGGACGTTAGCGGCCGCGCGCTGACCAACGCCGACCTCTTCCCGCTCAAGACCGCGACGGCACCGATGCCGCCGCTTGCGAAGTTTTCGTCGGGCACGTTCGGCATCATCGAGCGCTTCGCGGAACCGGACATGCCCGCGCTCGTGCCTGTTACGCTGCGCAACGTCGAGGCCGATCTGCATATCGCGGGGCTCAATGCGGGTAACGCTCAGTTCACGAAGCTGCGCGTCGACGCCGACAGCGATATCCGCCGCTGGATGCGCAACGTCGATCGTTTCGACGGCTTCATGATGGACCGCCAGTCGATCAACCAGCAGATGCCGCAACTGCTCGCGCACAATCCACATCCCGTGATCGTGCCGCGCAAAGCCGACGACTCGGACCCAAAGGAGGACCGCAAGAATCCGCTGATCGACATCCGCTCGCTGTCGCTGCTTGCGGGTCAAGCGAACGTCGAAACGCTCGCACTGCCGAAGGCCGATCCGAAAGCGCTGCGGCCTTTCGAAGTGGTCGGCGTGCCCGTGACGAAGCCCGGTTTCTATGTGATCGAACTCGCGTCGCCCGCGCTCGGTACATCGCTGCTCGGCAAGCAGGCGCCGATGTACGTGCGTACGGCTGTGCTCGTCACGAACCTCGGCGTGCATTTCAAGCAAGGCCGCGAGAACAGCGTCGTGTGGGTCACGACGCTCGACAAAGGCCAGCCCGTGCCGAACGCCGACGTACACGTGAGCGATTGCAATGGCGACGAACTCGCGTCGGGCAAAACCGACGCGCACGGCGTGCTGACGATCAACCAGTCGCTGACGTCCCGCAACGAGTGCAAGGAAGACAGCTTCGAAGGCTTCTTTGTGTCGGCGCGCATCGACGATCCGAAGACGGGCCACGACATGGCCTTCGTGCGCTCCGACTGGAATCGCGGCATCGAAGCGTGGCGATTCAATGTGCCGACCGACACGAGCATCGAGCAAACGGTGCGTGCGCATACCGTGTTCGACCGCACGCTGTTGCGCGCAGGCGAAACGGTGTCGATGAAGCACATGATCCGCGTCGAGACGATGCACGGCCTCACGTTCCCGAAGACGTACCCGACGCGCCTGACGATCCGCCATCTCGGCAGCGGACAGACCTGGCATATGCCGCTCAAGTGGACCGCCGATCACACAGCGGATTCGACCTTCGCGATTCCCGCCGCGGCGAAGCTCGGCGAATACAGCGTGTCGCTCGATGATGGCGATGCGAGCGCGGCATCGAACGACACATCGAACAACGACAGCGACGACGACAGCAGCGCCGACTCGGCCCGCCATAGCTATTCGTCGGGCAGCTTCCGCGTCGAAGAGTTTCGCCTTCCGGTATTCAAAGGCACGATTGCAGTACGCGACGAAAAGAATCACCCGCTCGTCGCCGCGAGCGAAGCGCCCGTCATGCTGCAGATCGACTATATGTCGGGAGGCGGCGCGTCGGGTTTGCCCGTGCAGGTATCGGCGCTGATGAAGAGCACGACGCCCGCTTTCGCCGGCACGTATCCGGAGTTCAGCTTCGCGCCGTACAAGAAGCGCAACGACGCCAACGCGTCGTCTTCCGATGACGAAGAAACCGAACAGGCTGCCGACGACGACACGTCGAAGCTGATCGCCGACAAGGAACCCGTCACGCTCGACCGCAACGGCGCGGGCAGCCTGAGTCTGAAAAACCTGCCGCAAGTAGACGCACCGAAGCGTCTCGCGCTCGAAGCCACGTTCGCTGATCCGAACGGCGAAGTGCAGACGATCAGCGGCAACGCGACGTTATGGCCCGCTGCCGTCGTCGCGGGCGTGAAGTCGGGGCAATGGGTGTCGGTCGGCAACGCGGTGCCCGTGAAGGCGCTCGCCGTCGATCTGCAAGGCAAGCCGCGCGCGGGCGTGCCGCTCGAAGTGCGCGGCATCGCGCGCATCACGATCACGTCGAGAAAGCGCATGGTCGGCGGCTTCTATGCGTACGACAACCACACGGAAACCAAGGACCTCGGCACGCTGTGCAGCGGCAAGAGCGACGACCACGGCCTGATGACCTGCGACGCGAAGCTCAAGGAAGCGGGCAACGTCGATCTCGTCGTCACCGCGAAGGACGGCGAAGGCCATGCATCGACGGCCGCGACGTCTGTGTGGGTCACACGTGAGGAAGACCTGTGGTTCGGCGGCCAAAACACCGACCGTATCGACGTGCTGCCCGAAAAGAGCGCGTACGAACCCGGCGAAACGGCGCGCTTCCAGGTGCGCATGCCCTTCCGCTTCGCGACGGCGCTCGTCGCCGTCGAGCGTGAAGGGATCGTAGAAACGCATGTCGTGAAACTGGACGGCAAGGACCCGACCGTCGAGCTGAAAGTGAGCGAAGCGTGGGGGCCGAACGTGTATGTGTCGGTGCTCGCGCTGCGCGGACGCGTCCGCGAAGTGCCGTGGTACTCGTTCTTCACGTGGGGCTGGAAAGCGCCGCTCGAATGGGCGCGCGCGTTCTGGTACGAAGGTCGCTACTACGAAGCGCCGACGCCGCTCGTCGATCTGTCGAAGCCCGCGTTCCGCTACGGCCTCGCCGAGATCAAGGTCGGCACGGCCGCGCATAAACTCGCCGTGACAGTCACGCCGGACGCGAAGTCATACACGGTGCGCGGCAAGGCGCATGTGAAGCTGCGCGTGCAGATGCCGGGCGGCAAGCCCGCGCCCGCGGGCACGCAGATCGCCGTCGCCGCCGTCGACGAAGCGCTGCTCGAACTGATGCCGAACAACAGCTGGGACGTGCTCGACGCGATGCTGCAACGGCGCGCGTACGGCGTCGAAACGTCGACCGCGCAGATGGAGATCGTCGGACGCCGGCACTTCGGCCGCAAGGCCGTGCCCGCGGGCGGCGGTGGCGGACACAGTTCGACGCGCGAACTGTTCGACACGCTGCTGCTCTGGAACCCACGCGTGACGCTCGACGCGAACGGCGAAGCATCCGTCGACGTGCCGCTCAACGACGCGTTGACGAGCTTCCGTATCGTGGCGATCGCGGCCGTCGGCGACGGCACCTTCGGCACGGGCAGCACGTCGATCCGCAGCACGCAAGACCTGCAACTGATCTCCGGCTTGCCGCCGCTGGTGCGCGAAGGCGACCAGTTCCGAGCGCAGTTCACGGTACGCAACACGACCACGCGTGCGATGAAAGTGGTCGTCACGCCAAACGTGCCGGGCCTGTCGTTGCAAGCGCAAACCGTTGATATCGCCGCCGATTCGGCACGCGAAGTCGCATGGACGGTCTCGCCTCCCGACGGTCTTTCAGAGGCGAACCCGGCAGCGTTGACCTGGAACATCAGCGCGACGGAACAAGGCGCCTCGCACGCGACGGACGCGCTCAAGGTCACGCAGCGTGTGACGGCCGCCATTCCGATCACCGTGCAGCAGGCGACGCTCACGCAAGTCGACGGCACGTTCTCGCTGCCCGTCGCCGCGCCGCCGAACGCGACGACGACGCACGCGGGCGCGCTGCGCGGCGGCATCGCGGTGTCGCTGCAATCGAAGCTGTCGGACGGCATGCCCGGCGTGCGCCGCTGGTTCGAGCGCTATCCGTATAGCTGCCTTGAACAGCAGACATCGGTTGCGCTCGGCTTGCGCGACGCGGCGCGCTGGCAAGGCGTGCTGGCGCGCATGCCCGTCTATCTCGACAAGGACGGTCTCGCCAACTACTTCCCGCCTGGCGACGATAGCGGCAACACGGGCAGCACCACGCTCACCGCGTATCTGCTGTCCGTCACCGACGAAGCCGCGAAACTCGACCCGCGCTTCGCGTTGCCCGACGACCTACGCGCGAAGCTCGAAGGCGGTCTGGTGAACTTCGTCGAAGGCCGGCTCGAACGCAACGTCTGGGCGCCGCGCAAGGACCTCGATCTGCGCAAGCTCGCCGCGCTCGAAGCGCTGTCGCGTCACGGCGCCGCCCGCGCGAGCATGCTCGGTTCGATCGAAATCGCGCCGAACCAGTGGCCGACCTCGGCCGTGCTCGACTACTACGCGGTGCTGTCGCGCGTGAAGGACATTCCACAGCGCGACGAAAAGCTCGCGCAGGTCGAGCAGATCATCCGCGCGCGGCTAACGTATCAGGGCACGCGTCTCACCTTCTCGACGGCCGACAACGACGATCTGTGGTGGCTGATGTCGGGCACGGAAACCAACGCGGCGCGCACGGCGCTGACGTTCGTCGATATGCCCGGCTGGAAGGACGAGATGCCGCGGCTCGTCGCGGGGATGCTCGCACTGCAGAAGAACGGCGCATGGCAGACGACGACGGCTAACCTGTGGGGATCGATCGCCGTGCAGCGCTTCTCGCAGGTATTCGAGAGCGTGCCTGTGACGGGGCAAACGAAGCTGCAACTCGGCTCGACGGACAAGACGATTTCGTGGAGCCAGCCCGCCGCTGCCGCCGCAAACTATGCGTCCGCAACGGCCATCACGAAGACGGCCGACACGCGCAGTCAGTTGCTGCCGTGGCCGCCCGAAACGCGCAGCGCGCCCGTGTCCCTGACGCTCACGCATGACGGCACGGGCAAGCCGTGGGCCACGATCGAAAGCCTCGCCGCTGTCGCGTTGAAGGCGCCGTTCGCCGCCGGCTACCGGATCACGAAGACGGTCACACCTGTCGATCCCGCCGTGAAGGGCGTGACCACGCGCGGCGATATCGTGCGCGTGCATCTGGATATCGACGCGCAGACGGACATGACCTGGGTCGTCGTCAATGACCCCGTTCCGGCGGGCGCGACGATACTCGGCTCGGGCCTCGGCCGCGATTCGGAAGCCGCGACACAAGGCGAGAAGTCGAAGGGCGAGGCGTGGCCGGCATTTGTCGAGCGCGGTTTCGACGGCTATCGCGCGTACTACGATTATGTGCCGAAGGGCAAGTTCTCGATCGAGTACACGGTGCGGCTGAACAACGTCGGCACCTTCGGCCTGCCGCCGACGCGCGTCGAAGCGCTCTACGCGCCGTCGACATTCGGTGTGCTGCCGAATGCACCCGTCGTCGTGAAGCCGGCAACGGCTGCGAAGTAAGGAGAACGCGTGATGCGCGCCTGGACCAATGCGATGAGCCGCCACACGCCGCCGAACCGGCCGTGGCGCATCGCGTTCACGTTCGTGCGCATCGCGCTATGCGTTCTGTTGCTCGCCGAACCCCTCGCCGCGCACGCGCTGCCTACATTCGACGACGTGCGCGCGCAATGGCGCAGCTCCGACTGGCTGCTGCTATCGCGCGACGGCGTGCCGCTGCAACGCACCCGCATCGACAAAACCGAGCGGCGCGGCGACTGGGTCGCGCTCGCGGACGTCTCGCCGGCGCTGCGCGAAGCGATCGTCGTATCGGAAGACAAGCGCTTTTACGAACACAGCGGCGTCGACTGGCGCGGCGCGGCGGCCGCCGCGTGGGCGAACCTGTGGAACACGCGCACGCGCGGCGCATCGACGGTCACGATGCAGTTGACAGGTCTGCTCAACGACGATCGTGAACGTTCGGGGCAACGCTCGATCGCGCAGAAGGCGAATCAGGCCGTCAGCGCGCTGTGGCTCGAACATACGTGGCGCAAGGATCAGATTCTCGAAGCGTATCTGAACCTCGTGCCGTTTCGCGGCGAGACGATTGGCCTGTCCGCGCTGTCGATCACGCTGTTCGGCAAGGCGCCTTCCGGTCTCGACGAGCGCGAAGCCGCCGTCGCCGCTGCGCTGATCCGCGCGCCGAATGCCTCATACGCGAAGGTCGGCGAACGCGCGTGCCGCATCTTGCGCGACATGAACGCGCCCGAGCGCTGCGCTAACCTCACTGCCTTCGTGCAACTCGCGTTCGCGCGCCCTGCTCCCGCCTTGCTGTCCGTCTCGCCCGATGCGCCGACGCTCGCGCCGCATTTCGCGCGGCGCATCGCGAGCGAAACGCATCCCGTTGCGGGCGCACGCGTGACCAGTACGCTCGATGCAAAGCTCCAGCGCTTCGCAAGCGATACGCTCACGCGCACGCTGATCGAACTCAACGCGCCCGCGCATCCGCGCAACGTGCATGACGGTGCCGTCGTCGTGCTCGATAACGCGACGGGCGAAGCGTTGGCGTGGGTCGGCTCGTCGGGCGGACTGTCGGGCGCGCGCGACGTCGATGCCGTGCTGGCGCGCCGCCAGGCGGGCTCGACGCTCAAGCCGTTCCTCTACGCGCAGGCCATCGACGAACGGCGGCTCACCACGGCCTCGCTGCTCGACGACGCGCCGCTCGATCTCGCGGCGGGCGGCGGCCTGTATATACCTCAAAACTACGACAAGGACTTCAAGGGCTGGGTCAGCGTGCGCACGGCGCTCGGCTCGTCGCTGAACGTGCCTGCCGTGCGCACGCTCGTGATGGTCACGCCGCATCGCTTTGCGAAGACGCTCACCGCGCTAGGCTTGCCGCTCGAACAAAGCGGCGACTACTACGGCTATTCGCTCGCGCTCGGCAGCGCCGATGTGACGCTGCTGTCGCTGACCAATGCGTATCGGGCGCTCGCCAACAACGGCGTCGCGGCGCCGACTTTCGATCTGCCGCGCCGTGCGCCGTCCGCTGCGCCTTCGCAGCAACGCGTCTTCAGCGCCGACGCGAGCTACATCATCACGACCGTGCTGTCGGACAACAACGCGCGCACGCGCACCTTCGGCTTCGACAGCCCGCTC includes these proteins:
- a CDS encoding alpha-2-macroglobulin family protein translates to MLSGTIKRQAIWAAAAAAMLGLLIGVTWRADAARITQVTPQGKVAQVRQVVVKFDESMVAFGAPDLPAPARIKCNDASASAGQPRWIDDKTWAWDFTADLPPGVACSVDLNDGLKSSAGQALTGPRHYAFETGGPFVQNVQPYGGEIEEDQAFVVRLNGPATDASVQQHVWCESSGLGNRIPVKNVDATTRTELLKRFRLQKEAARVLTLQCQQTLPSGAKAQLVYGKGVASPSGIANDVERRFDFNVREPFAASFSCERENAKAPCTPLRPLRVQFNAPILRTDAEEIRIKGPNGEIKPTFSADDKDPQTSTVEFAAPLPERTDLTIELPSNLKDVSGRALTNADLFPLKTATAPMPPLAKFSSGTFGIIERFAEPDMPALVPVTLRNVEADLHIAGLNAGNAQFTKLRVDADSDIRRWMRNVDRFDGFMMDRQSINQQMPQLLAHNPHPVIVPRKADDSDPKEDRKNPLIDIRSLSLLAGQANVETLALPKADPKALRPFEVVGVPVTKPGFYVIELASPALGTSLLGKQAPMYVRTAVLVTNLGVHFKQGRENSVVWVTTLDKGQPVPNADVHVSDCNGDELASGKTDAHGVLTINQSLTSRNECKEDSFEGFFVSARIDDPKTGHDMAFVRSDWNRGIEAWRFNVPTDTSIEQTVRAHTVFDRTLLRAGETVSMKHMIRVETMHGLTFPKTYPTRLTIRHLGSGQTWHMPLKWTADHTADSTFAIPAAAKLGEYSVSLDDGDASAASNDTSNNDSDDDSSADSARHSYSSGSFRVEEFRLPVFKGTIAVRDEKNHPLVAASEAPVMLQIDYMSGGGASGLPVQVSALMKSTTPAFAGTYPEFSFAPYKKRNDANASSSDDEETEQAADDDTSKLIADKEPVTLDRNGAGSLSLKNLPQVDAPKRLALEATFADPNGEVQTISGNATLWPAAVVAGVKSGQWVSVGNAVPVKALAVDLQGKPRAGVPLEVRGIARITITSRKRMVGGFYAYDNHTETKDLGTLCSGKSDDHGLMTCDAKLKEAGNVDLVVTAKDGEGHASTAATSVWVTREEDLWFGGQNTDRIDVLPEKSAYEPGETARFQVRMPFRFATALVAVEREGIVETHVVKLDGKDPTVELKVSEAWGPNVYVSVLALRGRVREVPWYSFFTWGWKAPLEWARAFWYEGRYYEAPTPLVDLSKPAFRYGLAEIKVGTAAHKLAVTVTPDAKSYTVRGKAHVKLRVQMPGGKPAPAGTQIAVAAVDEALLELMPNNSWDVLDAMLQRRAYGVETSTAQMEIVGRRHFGRKAVPAGGGGGHSSTRELFDTLLLWNPRVTLDANGEASVDVPLNDALTSFRIVAIAAVGDGTFGTGSTSIRSTQDLQLISGLPPLVREGDQFRAQFTVRNTTTRAMKVVVTPNVPGLSLQAQTVDIAADSAREVAWTVSPPDGLSEANPAALTWNISATEQGASHATDALKVTQRVTAAIPITVQQATLTQVDGTFSLPVAAPPNATTTHAGALRGGIAVSLQSKLSDGMPGVRRWFERYPYSCLEQQTSVALGLRDAARWQGVLARMPVYLDKDGLANYFPPGDDSGNTGSTTLTAYLLSVTDEAAKLDPRFALPDDLRAKLEGGLVNFVEGRLERNVWAPRKDLDLRKLAALEALSRHGAARASMLGSIEIAPNQWPTSAVLDYYAVLSRVKDIPQRDEKLAQVEQIIRARLTYQGTRLTFSTADNDDLWWLMSGTETNAARTALTFVDMPGWKDEMPRLVAGMLALQKNGAWQTTTANLWGSIAVQRFSQVFESVPVTGQTKLQLGSTDKTISWSQPAAAAANYASATAITKTADTRSQLLPWPPETRSAPVSLTLTHDGTGKPWATIESLAAVALKAPFAAGYRITKTVTPVDPAVKGVTTRGDIVRVHLDIDAQTDMTWVVVNDPVPAGATILGSGLGRDSEAATQGEKSKGEAWPAFVERGFDGYRAYYDYVPKGKFSIEYTVRLNNVGTFGLPPTRVEALYAPSTFGVLPNAPVVVKPATAAK
- the pbpC gene encoding penicillin-binding protein 1C — translated: MRAWTNAMSRHTPPNRPWRIAFTFVRIALCVLLLAEPLAAHALPTFDDVRAQWRSSDWLLLSRDGVPLQRTRIDKTERRGDWVALADVSPALREAIVVSEDKRFYEHSGVDWRGAAAAAWANLWNTRTRGASTVTMQLTGLLNDDRERSGQRSIAQKANQAVSALWLEHTWRKDQILEAYLNLVPFRGETIGLSALSITLFGKAPSGLDEREAAVAAALIRAPNASYAKVGERACRILRDMNAPERCANLTAFVQLAFARPAPALLSVSPDAPTLAPHFARRIASETHPVAGARVTSTLDAKLQRFASDTLTRTLIELNAPAHPRNVHDGAVVVLDNATGEALAWVGSSGGLSGARDVDAVLARRQAGSTLKPFLYAQAIDERRLTTASLLDDAPLDLAAGGGLYIPQNYDKDFKGWVSVRTALGSSLNVPAVRTLVMVTPHRFAKTLTALGLPLEQSGDYYGYSLALGSADVTLLSLTNAYRALANNGVAAPTFDLPRRAPSAAPSQQRVFSADASYIITTVLSDNNARTRTFGFDSPLATRFFSAVKTGTSKDMRDNWTVGYTSRYTVGVWVGNADGQPMWDVSGVTGAAPIWAAIVGYLHRRVPSVEPRAPAGVVQARVNFDGNIEPARNEWFVDGTQTQTVGLAANAISTDNASGIARAAHASGKTAASSSNAAPRIGSPTDGTLFALDPDIPATRQRIVFERANGSSGRASWRLDGKPLGRDERVLWLPWPGRHVLELVNADGSSADSVRFEVRGAIAHQAAPPRAGKPGTARGRAASQPSPTPLTSTLQDSTTNGQKL